In Erigeron canadensis isolate Cc75 chromosome 1, C_canadensis_v1, whole genome shotgun sequence, a single window of DNA contains:
- the LOC122579411 gene encoding RNA polymerase I-specific transcription initiation factor rrn3 has translation MGAVRGIVVEEEEEHMMVMMNNDEVVVSDYELSHHIRQSLKSVLTGDTDAYDQLIGNMYNNVNLVPDEVAMLVTILRALSDSVSFIDVVHHRTLLSSICGMSFWNYGPDVMDALVELVLALASSSGKYVDLCLDMLVSNFIPPYNFLEILKQPRGIAKKDQVLSRVHYALKGISDLVPLAPSRLEQIVRERVPNAFSKEAQIAVYVENMLMLEGGDIGELVGNSMIFEVVNRLIDLDVEIGWDEILADDPCSKGIFEMELEDMARPIDEAEMDMDVPQREYSGQKVLWGNVVAQKLDTLMVLTFDHLQACLKSGRLVQVFEALLQSFQSTVLNAYKSKFAQFVMFYACSLDPVDCGTQFVSKLLEIFRSTVYPQDWRISAVAYLASYLSRANFLSASNVTIILESVVDWCYKYCENQSGEINPKNHRVFYAGCQAIMYVLCFRMRSILTNPLLKSQLSDMPLELIFKHALNPLEVCLPSIVEEFLNQAKAARLFRASGTFIFNDLLKSDMSRTFGGFERLDLFFPFDPYLLKKSDRFIRPNFIYWSMVRTTYDDEEDDDDDDEEGVSDEDEAEEGVSIGRGPMSYEDDGFDMNLSNLSITPRDSYMFANEEHRKERMPSKIRPSTSPESL, from the exons ATGGGTGCAGTCAGAGGAAtagtagtagaagaagaagaagaacatatgatggtgatgatgaatAACGATGAAGTTGTTGTTTCTGATTATGAATTATCTCATCATATTCGCCAATCCCTCAAATCTGTTCTTACG GGTGATACTGATGCTTATGATCAACTAATTGGGAATATGTATAACAATGTGAATCTAGTCCCTGACGAAGTAGCTATGCTTGTG ACAATTTTAAGGGCCTTATCCGACTCAGTTTCCTTCATTGACGTTGTGCACCACCGGACTCTTCTTTCTTCT ATATGTGGAATGAGCTTCTGGAACTATGGTCCAGATGTCATGGATGCATTGGTCGAGTTGGTGTTAGCCTTG GCTTCATCAAGTGGCAAGTATGTGGATTTGTGCTTGGATATGCTTGTAAGCAACTTCATCCCCCCTTACAATTTTCTCGAGATATTGAAGCAGCCACGTGGAATAGCAAAAAAGGACCAGGTTCTTAGTCGGGTACATTATGCACTTAAAGGAATTTCTGATCTAGTGCCTCTAGCACCATCAAGATTGGAACAGATAGTCAGGGAGAGGGTGCCAAATGCGTTTTCAAAGGAAGCG CAAATTGCCGTGTATGTGGAGAACATGTTAATGTTGGAGGGTGGTGATATAGGAGAGCTTGTTGGTAACTCTATGATTTTCGAAGTGGTGAATAGGCTGATAGACCTAGAT GTTGAGATAGGATGGGATGAAATCTTGGCAGATGATCCTTGCAGTAAAGGCATCTTTGAGATGGAACTAGAAGATATGGCACGACCTATAGATGAAGCCGAGATGGATATGGATGTG CCCCAAAGAGAGTACTCTGGTCAAAAGGTTCTCTGGGGTAATGTGGTTGCTCAGAAGTTGGATACTTTGATGGTGCTTACATTTGACCACCTACAAGCATGCTTGAAAAGTGGTCGCTTGGTTCAG GTGTTCGAGGCACTCCTCCAGTCATTTCAGAGTACTGTGTTGAATGCATACAAGTCGAAATTTGCCCAG TTTGTAATGTTCTATGCTTGTTCACTTGACCCTGTAGATTGTGGGACACAATTTGTGAGCAAGCTTCTTGAAATCTTTAGAAGCACTGTCTATCCTCAAGACTGGAG AATAAGTGCGGTTGCTTATCTGGCTAGTTATTTATCTCGTGCAAATTTCTTATCTGCTTCAAATGTGACAATCATATTGGAAAG CGTGGTGGATTGGTGTTATAAGTATTGCGAAAACCAGAGTGGTGAAATCAACCCAAAAAATCATAGAGTTTTTTATGCTGGTTGCCAg GCCATTATGTATGTACTTTGCTTTCGTATGAGGTCGATTTTGACCAATCCTCTACTTAAATCACAATTATCCGATATGCCTTTGGAGCTAATTTTCAAGCATGCATTGAACCCATTGGAG GTTTGCTTACCATCCATAGTAGAGGAGTTCCTCAATCAAGCCAAAGCAGCACGTCTTTTTCGTGCATCGGGTACCTTCATCTTTAATGATCTGCTTAAGTCAGACATGTCCCGGACTTTTGGTGGCTTTGAAAGGCTTGATTTGTTCTTTCCTTTCGATCCATATTTATTGAAGAAATCTGACAG ATTTATCCGACCAAACTTTATATACTGGTCAATGGTAAGAACTActtatgatgatgaagaggatgatgatgatgatgatgaggaaggtGTTAGTGACGAAGATGAAGCTGAGGAGGGTGTGTCTATTGGCAGAGGACCCATGAGCTATGAGGATGACGGATTTGACATGAATTTGAGCAATTTGTCTATTACGCCCCGCGACTCATATATGTTTGCAAATGAGGAACATAGAAAAGAGCGAATGCCTTCTAAAATCAGACCCTCTACAAGTCCAGAATCTTTGTGA